The DNA region AACACCTACCTCACTTCCGATACCCTCGGATACCTCAGCATGGAGGGCCTCCACGCCTGCGTGCCGAACGGGAAGACGACTTACTGCGACGCCTGCTTCACGGGGAACTACACGGTTCCGCTCGACACGGAAGAGCCCGGGGAGCAGCTCCTGCTGTTCCGTGGCTCGGTCCGGGTCTAAGCGCCAAGGAGGAAGAGATGCCCGGCGCGACCCATCGATCCGCCGTGTTCCCGCCGGAGTTGACCGCTGACCGGAAGCGCTTCCTGGCCCTCCTGAAGGAGAAAAGCTACGAGCGCCGAACGGTCGTCCTTTCCTCGGGGCGGGAATCCGACTTCTACATCGACTGCAAGCAGAGCACGCTCGATGCGGAGGGGGCGGTCCTCACGGGGCGGCTCTTCTGCGCGATGCTGGAGCGGGGGGAGCGCCCGGAGGCGGTGGGGGGGATCACCCTCGGAGCGGATCCGATCGTGACCGCCGTCTCCCTCACCAGCGCCCTGAGGGGATGGCCGGTGCCGGCGTTCATCATCCGCAAGGAGCCGAAGAAGCACGGGACGGAGCAGTGGATCGAAGGGAAGAAGAACCTTCGTCCCGGGATGCGCGTGGCGATCCTGGAGGACGTGGTGACCACCGGCGCTTCGACGATGCGGGCGATCGAGCGTGCGGCCGGGTCGGGACTGGTCGTGGCGCGGGTCCTTTGCCTCGTCGACCGGAACGAGGGCGGTTCGGAGGCGGTGGCAACGGCCGGGTACCGCGTCGAGCCGATGTTCCTTCGGGAGGACGTTGAACATGCCTGACACGAAGCGTCGGACACCGCTGGTGTTGGCCGCTCTGGCCCTCGCGGCGGTAGCGGCCGGCTGCGGTCCGCGGTCGGTCGCGCTCTACGAGAAGGTGATGGGGTCCCCCTCCTATGGTCGGATCACGGAATCCGCGACCCGCACCCGCGAGGTCCACGACGGCCTGGACACCCGGTTCATCCTGTCCGCCACCTGGCTCTCCGGACCATGGGCCTCGGCCTTCGCGGAAGAGTATTCCAACATCTACTACCTCGATGCGGCGCGGCGCGAGCGGGTGATCTCCCGTTGGCGCGGGGAATCGGAGAAGTACGTCCGCTTCTTCGTCGCCCTTTACGTCCCGGAGGAGAAGGGGAACGACCTGGAGAAACCCGGGACGCTCTGGAGCCTGCGACTCGTGCGGGCGGACGAGAAGGACTTCGAGCCGGTCTACATCCGCAAGTCGTCCCTGCGCCCGGAGGAGATCTTCCGCTTCTTCCCGTACTCGGGGACGTGGTACCGGGCGTACGAGGTCGCGTTTCCGCCGGAGGCGGGCGAGCCCGCGGTTTCACCGCGGGCCGGGTCGCCGCGCCTGAAGCTGGTCCTGTCGGGCGTGGAGGGACGCGCCGTCCTCGCCTGGCGGTAAGGCGGAAGACCCCCTAGAACCGGGTGCGGCGGACCAGCGTGTCCTTGCGCCCGTGCTCGTCGTCCAGGTACGGGTAGTCGATCGTCGTGTGGAGCCCCCGGCTCTCCTTGCGCTGCATGGCGCACCGCACGATCAGTTCCGCCACCGTGCAGATGTTGCGCAGCTCGAGCAGGTCGCCCGTCACCTTGAAATTCCAGTAATACTCCCCGATCTCCCGCTTCAGCAGCTCGATCCGGTCGAGCGCCCGCGACAGCCGCTTGTTCGATCGCACGATTCCCACGTAGTTCCACATTGTCCGGCGGATCTCCTCCCAGTTGTGGGAGACGACGACCGCCTCGTCCGGTTCCTGCGCCCTGCCCGGGTCCCACTTCGGGATGTCGATGCTGTGCCTCGGTTTGCCGATATACGCGGTCGAGGCGCGCTGGACCGCGCTGTTCGAGAAGACGAGCGCCTCGATCAGGGAGTTCGAGGCGAGGCGGTTCGCGCCGTGGAGTCCCGTGCCCGCGCACTCCCCCAGGGCGAAGAGCCGCTGGATGTCCGTCTCCCCGTGAAGATTCGTCCGCACGCCGCCGCACTGGTAGTGCGCCGCCGGCACCACCGGGATCGGCTCCTTCGTCATGTCGATGCCGAAGGAGGTGCATGTCCCGTGGATGTTCGGGAAGTGCTTCCTGATGAATGCCGGACCCTTGAACCGGATGTCGAGATAGACGCAATCCTCGCCGGTGCGCTTCATCTCGGCGTCGATCGCGCGCGCCACGATGTCCCTCGGCGCGAGCTCTTTCATCGGATGGACGCCCTCCATGAAGCGCTTCCCGGCCCGGTTCAGGAGGATCGCCCCCTCGCCGCGGACCGCCTCGGAGATGAGGAACGACTTGGCGCGCGGGTGGTAGAGGCAGGTGGGGTGGAACTGGACGAATTCCATGTTTGCGATCGTCGCCCCCGCGCGGTATGCGAGCGCGACTCCGTCCCCCGTGGCGACGTCGGGGTTGCTCGTGTACAGGTACACCTTTCCCGACCCTCCGGTGGCGAGCACCGTCACGTCCGCCACGAAGGTGTGGATCGCGCCGGTCTTCGTGTCGAGCACGTAGGCGCCGAGGACTTCGTCGACCCCCGGATGGTCGAAGGAGGAGAGCTTCTGCCGCGTGATGAGGTTGATCGCCGTGTGGTTCTCGAAAATCCGGATTCTCGGGTTCTCCCGGGCGCGGACGAGGAGCGCCCGTTCCACCTCGCGTCCCGTCAGGTCCTTCGCGTGGAAGATTCTCCTGCGCGAGTGTCCACCCTCGCGGTGCAGGTCGAACTCCTTCCTGCCGGTCTGCCGGGTGAACTCCACCCCCCACTCGATCAACTCGCGGATCCGCGCGGGGGCGTCACGGACGACGAGGTCGACCGTGTCGGCGTGGCAAAGCCCCGCCCCCGCCTTGTGGGTATCCTCGATGTGGGACTCGAACGTGTCCTCGTCGCTCCAGACGGTGGCGATCCCGCCTTGCGCGTAGTTGGTGCTCGACTCGGACGCCTCCGTCTTGGTGACGATGGTGACCCGGCCCTTCTTCGACGCTCGAAGCGCGAAACTCAATCCGGCGATTCCGCTGCCGATGACCAGAAACTTCGACACTTTTTCCATGAAGTCTCCCCCCCCTTTGCGGGCCCACGTTGTTTGACTTCGGCGGGGTCCTGTCCTTAGAATGTTCAATTATGGTTCAATTATCGCGCATTATCATCCTTTCTTTCCTCCTCTGGCCGGTCGTTGCCGGCGCGGACATCTACCGGTACCTGGACGGGGAAGGGGTCATCCACTACTCGAACACGCCGCCGGACGAGAAGTTCACGCTCTATCTTCGGGAGGGGCCGAAAGCTCGTCCTCCGGCGCCGGGGTACGCGCTACCGGGGGCCGGCTGGATGGCCGGGTACGTCGACCGGGTCTCCCGGGCGAACGATCTCCCCCCCGCGCTTGTCCACGCCATCATCAAGGCGGAATCGAACGGACGGCGCAAGGCCGTCTCCCGCAAGGGCGCCATGGGGGTGATGCAGCTGATGCCGTTCACGTCGAAGCGGATGCGGGTCGCCGATCCGTTCGACCCCATCGAGAACATCGAGGGGGGGATCAAGTACATCAAGGAACTCCTCGTCACCTTCGAAGGGAACCTCACCAACACGGTCGCGGCGTACAACGCCGGGCCGGCCGCGGTCAGAAAGTTCGGCGGCGTTCCTCCCTACCGGGAGACCCGCATCTACGTTCGTCGCGTCATGGACCTGTACCGGCAATACTCCGTCGCCGAATGACCAGCGACTCCCG from Deltaproteobacteria bacterium CG2_30_66_27 includes:
- a CDS encoding orotate phosphoribosyltransferase, whose protein sequence is MPGATHRSAVFPPELTADRKRFLALLKEKSYERRTVVLSSGRESDFYIDCKQSTLDAEGAVLTGRLFCAMLERGERPEAVGGITLGADPIVTAVSLTSALRGWPVPAFIIRKEPKKHGTEQWIEGKKNLRPGMRVAILEDVVTTGASTMRAIERAAGSGLVVARVLCLVDRNEGGSEAVATAGYRVEPMFLREDVEHA
- a CDS encoding L-aspartate oxidase, whose product is MEKVSKFLVIGSGIAGLSFALRASKKGRVTIVTKTEASESSTNYAQGGIATVWSDEDTFESHIEDTHKAGAGLCHADTVDLVVRDAPARIRELIEWGVEFTRQTGRKEFDLHREGGHSRRRIFHAKDLTGREVERALLVRARENPRIRIFENHTAINLITRQKLSSFDHPGVDEVLGAYVLDTKTGAIHTFVADVTVLATGGSGKVYLYTSNPDVATGDGVALAYRAGATIANMEFVQFHPTCLYHPRAKSFLISEAVRGEGAILLNRAGKRFMEGVHPMKELAPRDIVARAIDAEMKRTGEDCVYLDIRFKGPAFIRKHFPNIHGTCTSFGIDMTKEPIPVVPAAHYQCGGVRTNLHGETDIQRLFALGECAGTGLHGANRLASNSLIEALVFSNSAVQRASTAYIGKPRHSIDIPKWDPGRAQEPDEAVVVSHNWEEIRRTMWNYVGIVRSNKRLSRALDRIELLKREIGEYYWNFKVTGDLLELRNICTVAELIVRCAMQRKESRGLHTTIDYPYLDDEHGRKDTLVRRTRF